TCACCCCGGACAAGCTGCCCGCGGCCGAGCAGCGCCCGCTGCTGGCGGCCTGCGACGCGCATCTGCGCACGCTGGTGCAGACGCTGCGGCCGGAGTGGGTGATCGGCATCGGCGCCTGGGCCGAGAAACGCGCCGCCGCCGCGCTGGCCGGCGCACCGGCGCAGTCGCTGCGCTTCGGCCGCGTGCTGCATCCGAGCCCGGCGAGCCCGACGGCGAACCGCGGCTGGGCCGAGGCGGCCACGCGCCAGCTCGCCGAACTCGGCGTCTGGTGAGCGCGGCGCAGGCGACGGCCCCAACGGCCCGGCCGGGGCCGGCCCCTTGCCCGGCTCCCCGGCGGCGCCGCGTGCGGCGGTGCACCATCGGCTGCTGACAAGGGGGAGGCGGTAACACATAATCACCGCATCGAAACCGGGCACCGCCCGACGGGATTTCCATGAACGACACGTCGATCGATCATCTGTTCGCCAACAACAAGGCGTGGTCCGAGCGCATGCAGGCGGAAGACCCGGACTTCTTCGGCCGCCTCGTCAATCAGCAGTCGCCGGAATACCTGTGGATCGGCTGTTCCGACAGCCGCGTTCCGGCGAACCAGATCATCGGCCTGGCACCGGGCGAGGTCTTCGTCCATCGCAACATCGCCAACGTCGTCGTGCACACCGACCTCAACGCGCTGTCGGTCATCCACTATGCGGTCGAGTTCCTGCGCGTGAAACACGTGCTGGTCGTCGGCCACTACGGCTGCGGCGGGGTCAAGGCTGCGCTCAACGACAACCGCACCGGCCTCACCGACAACTGGCTGCGCCACGTCCAGGACGTGCGCGACCGCCACGAGGCGAAGCTGGCGGCGATCGACGAGCCGGCGGCGCGGATGAACCGCCTGTGCGAGCTGAATGCGATGCAGCAGGTGGTCAACGTCTGCCAGACCTCGATCCTGCGCGAAGCCTGGGCGCGCGGGCAGAGCGTCACCGTGCATGGCTGGTGCTACAGCCTCGAGAACGGCCTGGTCAACGACCTGAAGGTGAGTTCCACCAGCCGCGAAGAGGCGATGGATCGCTATCGCGACGCGGTGGAACGGCTGGGCTGAGCGCTTTCGCCGCAATGGGCGGCGTGCGAATGCCGCCGGCCACCCCGGCGCCACGTTCCGCGCCCGGGCCCTGGAGCAGGCTGCTTCCCGGCGCTCGACTCCGGAAACGATCGTTCAGACGTCCAGCGGATCGACGTCGATCTGCCAGCGCAACTCGCGCGCGGTGCGCTGGCGGTAGAGCAGGGCGACCCAGTCGGCGAGAAAGGTCTGCAGCGGCCCGCGGTGGTCCGCCTCGACCAGCAGTTGCGCCCGTTCGCGCCGTGCCAGGCGGGTCAGCCGCATCGGCACCGGGTCGTACAGGCGCAGGCCCGCGGGTGCGCGCTCCTCGGCCAGCCGGCGCGCGTGGCGCAGGAACTCCACCGCGTCGTCCAGCGCCGGCGCGTCGGCGCGCAGCATGGCCTGGTGGGTGAAGGGTGGAAAACCCGCCGCGCGCCGCTCCTGCAGCGCCATGCGGGCGAAGGCGTCGAAGTCGTGCCGGGCCAGGTGCTGGTACAGCGGGTGTGCCGGGTATTCGGTCTGGATCAGCACCTCTCCCGGCAGCACACCGCGGCCGGCGCGGCCGCCGACCTGCATCAGTTGCTGGAACAGGCGTTCCGGCGCGCGGAAATCGGCGGCATGCAGCGAGGCGTCGGCGCCGATCACCCCGACCAGGGTGAGCTGCGGGAAGTCGTGGCCCTTGGCCATCATCTGGGTGCCGACGAGGATGTCGGCGCCGCCGTCGGCGATGGTCGCCAGCAGGCTTTCCCACTGGGCGCGGGTGCGCGCCGCATCGCGGTCGACGCGCAGCACGCGCGCCCGCGGAAACAGCTCCGCCAGCCGCGCCTCGATGCGCTGCGTGCCGCGGCCGAAGGGCCGGATGTCCTGGTCGCCGCAGCTCGGGCAGGCGTGCGGAATCGGCCCGTCGCAGCCGCAGTGGTGGCAGCGCAGCCGGCGGTCGGCCAGATGCACCACGAGATTGGCGGAGCAGTGCGGACAGCGGCTGATCCAGCCGCAGGACGGGCACGACAGGACCGGCGCATAGCCGCGGCGGTTGAGGAACACCAGGCTCTGCTCGCCGCGTTCCAGCCGCGCCGCAACCGCCGCCTGCAGCGCCGGGCTGAGGCCCTCGTCCAGCCTCAGGCGCCGGGTGTCGATGCAGCGCACCGCCGGCATCGCCGATGCCACCGCGCGCTGGTTCAGGGCGAGCGGCGCATAGCGCCCGCCGCGCGCGTGATGCCAGCTCTCCAGCGACGGCGTGGCCGAGCCGAGCACGACCGACACGCCGTGCTGGCGCGCGCGCCACACGGCGACGTCGCGCGCCGAATACCGCACGCCCTCCTGCTGCTTGTAGGAGGCGTCGTGTTCCTCGTCGACCAGGATCAGGCCGAGGCGCGGCAGCGGCGCGAACACCGCCAGCCGCGTGCCGAGCACGATGTCGGCGTGGCCGGTCAGCGCCTGCACGAAGCCGCGCGAACGCGCTCCGGCAGCCAGCGCCGAATGCAGGCTGACCACGTTCGCCGCCGGAAAACGCTGCGCGACGCGGCGCTCGAGCTGCGGCGTGAGCGCGATCTCCGGCACCAGCATCAACACCTGGCCGCCACCCGCCAACACCTGCTGCGCCAGCCGCAGATAGACCTCCGTCTTGCCGCTGCCGGTCACGCCCTGCAGCAGCCAGGCGCGAAAACCGGGGGGCGCCGCGGACACCTCGCCGATCACCGCGGACTGCTCGGCCGTCAGCGCCGGCGCGGCGGCCATCCGTTCGCGCCCGCCCGCCGCCGGAGCCGGCGCCAGCCAGCCACGGCGCAGCGCATCGCCGACGGCGGCGCCCTGCGGCAGTTCGCGCACCACGCTGCGCCGCATGGGCGCGCCCGTCGCCGCAAGCTCGCGCAGCAGGGTCAGCGCCTTGCTGTCGCGGCGCACCGCCTGCAGTGCGGACCAGCCGGCGTCGGAAACCACGAGCAGCGGGTCCTCGTCCTCGCCGCTGACACCATCGGCGCGCCGCAGGCCCGGGGGCAGAGCGAGGGCGACCACCTCGCCGAGCGGCGCATGGTAGTAGCGCGCGACGAAATCGACGAGCCCGAGCCAGTCTTGCGGCAGGGGCGGCACTTCGCGCTGGATGTGCAGCACCGGCTTGAGCCGTGCCGCGTCCACCTCGGCCGCGGCGGACAGCGCAACGATCAGGCCGCTCTTCTCGCCGCGCCCGAACGGCACCCGCACGCAGCGTCCGATGTCCGTCTCTCCGGCATCTTCCGCTATGTAATCAAAGACCTGCGGTATGGGGACAGGAAGCGCGACGCGGACGTAGGGCATGCCGGAAGCGGGCGTGAAAGGTAAAATCCAGAAAATTCAACAGCTTGCGGAAGCTTGTTGATGTCGGACAGCGGAAATCGGGCCTAAGGAATTGTCCGGCATAACCCTAATGGCTTGTCCACAAAAGCTGTGGACAACTTTGTGGGAAAGCTGGGTGAATCGCGCTCAATCCCGCGCGGCACAAGCCCTTCTGTCACTTCGCCTTAACATTGCGCATTTCTTAAACCCTTTAAATTCAATGGCTTGAAAAATGCGCTACCTATCACCGGCAGCGGACCGGCATCGGCACGCTGGAACCGGCGATTGTGCATAAGTCAAGCACCCGATGTTCGATTTTTTGCTTGACAGCCCGCGTGCGGGACACCCGCCCGCCGCCACGCGGTTTCAGCGGCCCTCGGCGGTGCGCAGCGTGCGGCTGTGCTCATGCACCGTGTCGACCAGCACGCGCACGTTGTCGGGCGGCGTGAACTGCGAGATGCCGTGCCCGAGGTTGAACACGTGGCCCGGATGCGGACCGTAGGCATCCAGCACCCGCCGGGCCTCGGCCGCCACCACCTCGGGCGGCGCGAACAGGATGGACGGGTCCAGGTTGCCCTGCAGCGCGACCTTGCCGCCCACCAGGGCGCGGGCGCGGCCGATGTCCATGGTCCAGTCCAGGCCGACGGCATCGCTGCCGATCGCGGCGATGGACTCCAGCCAGATGCCGCCGCCCTTCGTGAACACGATGCTGGGTACGCGATGGCCGTCGCGCTCGCGCACGAGCCCGGACACCACCCGCTCCAGGTAGCGCAGCGAGAACTCGCGGTAGGCCGCTTCCGACAGCACGCCTCCCCACGAATCGAACACCATCACCGCCTGCGCGCCCGCTTCGATCTGGGCGTTCAGGTACGTCACCACCGCCTGCGCGGTGACGTCCAGGATGTGATGCAGCAGATCGGGGCGGCTGTATGCCATCGTCTTGATCCGCCGATAGTCGTCGGACGAGCCGCCCTCCACCATGTAGCAGGCCAGCGTCCACGGGCTGCCGGAGAAGCCGATCAGCGGAACGCTGCCGTCGAGGGCGCGGCGGATCTCGGCCACCGCATCCATCACGTACTGCAGCTCGGCGTGCGGATCGGGCGCCGACAGGTTGCGGATCTCCCATTCGTCGCGCAGCGGGCGCTCGAAGCGCGGGCCCTCGCCTTCGGCGAAGTACAAGCCAAGCCCCATGGCGTCGGGCACGGTGAGGATGTCGGAAAACAGGATGGCCGCGTCGAGGTCGTAGCGGGCCAGCGGCTGCAGCGTGACCTCGCAGGCGAGCGCCGGACTCTTGCACAGTTGCAGGAAGCTGCCCGCGCGCCTGCGCGTCTCGCAGTATTCCGGCAGGTAGCGGCCGGCCTGGCGCATCAGCCAGACGGGGGTGTAGTCGGTGGGCTGGCGCAGCAGGGCGCGCAGGAAAGTATCGTTTTTCAGACGGCTCACGTCGGATCCTCGGATCGCCCCTCGCGGGCGGGACAGACCGTGATTATCGCCCGTCGCCGGCCCGAGCGGGTCATCGGCGTGCCGCCGCCGTCCGGCAGGAGCGCCTCAGCGCCGCCAGAAGGCGGGCGTCAGCACCACCAGCAGCGTGAAGATCTCGAGGCGGCCGAGGATCATCGCAAACGACAGCACCCACTTGTGGAAGTCGGCGAGCGCCTGGTAGTTGGAGGCCGGCCCCACCGCCTCCAGCCCCGGACCGGTGTTGTTGAGACAGGCCACCACCGCCGAAAACGCGGTGATCAGTTCCAGGCCGCTGGCCGACAGCAGCAGCGTCAGCGACACGATGGACACCATGTACATGAAGCTGAAGCCCAGCACCGCATGCAGGATGCCCTCCGGCACCGGCTGCTCGCCGATGCGCACCGGCACCACCACGTTGGGATGCAGCGAGCGCACGATCTCGCGCAGCACCTGCTTGTACAGGATCATCGCCCGCATCATCTTGATCCCGCCGCCGGCCGAGCCCGAGCAGGCCACGAAGCTGCCGAGGAAGAGCACCCAGGTCTGCGCGAACATCGGCCAGTGGGTGTAGTCGTAGGTCGACAGGCCCAGCGAGGTGGAGATCGACACCACGTGGAACGCCACGTAGCGCAGGGTGGTCAGCAGGTCGGCATGCGCTTCGGTCTGCATCAGGTAGAGCGTCAGCATCACGATGCTGAAGGCGAGCACGCCGAAGTAGAACGGCAGTTCGGGGTCGCGCCAGTAAGGCAGCGGCGAGCGCCGCGCGAGGGCCATGTAGTGGGTGGCGAAATTGAGCCCCGACAGCAGCGCGAAGCCGGCGGCGACCGCTTCCACCGCGACGTTGTCGAAATAGGCCAGCGAGGCATCCTTGCTCGAGAAGCCGCCCAGGCCCGTGACCGAGAATGCATGGATCACCGCGTCCCACGGGCCGAGCCCCGCCCACCACAGCGACAACCCGCAGGCGAGCGTGAGCAGCATGTAGGTCACCCACAGCCCCTTCGCCGTCTCGGTGATGCGCGGCGTCAGGCTGGACTCCTTCATCGGCGTCGGCACCTCGGCCTTGAACAACTGCCGCCCGCCGATGCCCAGCAGCGGCAGGATCGCCACCACCAGCACGATCACGCCCATGCCGCCGATCCAGTGCATGAAGGTGCGCCACAGGTTGAGCGAGATCGGCAGGTCGTCGAGCCGCGTCAGCACCGTGCCGCCGGTGGCGGTGAGCCCGGACACCGCCTCGAAATAGGCGTCGGTGGCGGAGAGGCCCGGGATGTTGAGCAGCAGGGGCAGGGCGCCGAACACCGGCAGGCCGACCCACGTCGCCGCCACCAGCAGGAAGCCGTCGTGCACCCGCAGGTCGCGCCGTGCGCACCGCGTCACCACCCACAGCAGCAGGCCGACGAGGAAGGTGATGATGATCGAGTCGCGGAAGCGGATGCCCTCGTCCAGGCTGTAGGACACGGCCAGCGGGACGGTCATCAGCAGCCCGAAGATCATGATGATCAGGCCGAGCGCATTCAGGGCGGGATGGTAGGCGCGCATGCGGGCGGGGACCGATCAGAGGAAGGCGAAGCCGACCTGGAACAGCTTCTCGACCTTGCGCACCAGCTTCTTGTGCGTACAGAAGACGATCACGTGGTCGTTCTCGCGGATCACCGTGTCGTGGTGCGGAATGATGACCTCGCGGCGGATGATCTTGCCGTCCTCGCGCTTGACGTTGCGCACGATGGCGCCGATGGTCGCGCCCACGGGCAGCGCCACGTCCTCGATCGGCCGCCCCACCACCTTGGAATCCTTCGGGTTGCCGTGGGCGATGATCTCCAGCGCCTCGGCCGCGCCGCGGCGCAGGCTGTGCACCGCGACCACGTCGCCGCGCCGCACATGGGCGAGCAGCGTGCCGATGGAGGTGTGCGCCGGCGAGATGGCGATGTCGATCGGCCCGCCTTGCACGAGGTCGACGTAGCTCTTGCGGTTGATCAGGGCCAGCGTGCGATGCGCCCCCATGCGCTTGGCGAGCGAGGCCGACATGATGTTGTCTTCCTCGTCGTTGGTCAGCGCGACGAAGAGGTCCGTCTCGTCGATGCCCTCGGCCTCGAGCAGCTTCTCGTCGGTGGCGTCGCCGCGCAGCACCAGCGCGCGCTTGAGCTGCGTCGCCACCGTCTCGGCGCGGGCGGCGTTGCTCTCGACGATCTTGACGTGATAGTCCTGCTCGATGGAGCGTGCGAGCCGCAGGCCGATGTTGCCGCCGCCGGCGATGATGATGCGCCGCATCGGCCGGTCGCCGCGGCGCAGCTCACCGATCACCTGCCGGATATGCACCGTCGCCGCGAGGCAGAACACCTCGTCGCCAGGCATGATCACCGTGTCGCCCTCGGGCATGATGGGCTCGCCCTCGCGATAGATGGCGGCGATGCGGGCCTCCACGTTGGGCAGGTGGAAGCGCAGCGCCTTCAGCGGATGCCCCACCAGCGGGCCGCCTTCGAACGCGCGCATGCAGATCAGGCTGACCACGCCGTCGGCGAACTCGAGCACCTGCAGCGCCTCGGGGAAGGAGATCAGGCGCTTGATGTGATCGGTGACGACCTGCTCGGGGCAGATCGAGAAATCCACCGCGAAATTGTCGTCGTCGAGCAGTTCGGGGTGGTCGACGTAGTCGGTGGAGCGCAGCCGCGCGATGCGCGTCGGGAGGTTGAACAGCACCTTGGCGATGCGGCAGGCGCACAGGTTGGTCTGGTCGGACTGGGTGACGGCGATCAGCAGGTCGGCATCGTCGGCGCCGGCGTCCTTCAGCACCGTCGGCGATGCCGCATTGCCGCATACGGTACGGATCTCGAGACGCTCACGCAGCACCGCGAGATGCTCGGCGCTGGTATCGACGAGGGTGATGTCGTTGGCCTCCGACACCAGGTTTTCTGCCACCGACGCGCCGACCTGGCCGGCGCCGAGAATGATGATCTTCACCCGAGAATCCCGACTGGCGTTTGGCCGGCAATGTTACACGCCCGGGACTCGCCCCGAAGCGGGTTGTTGCAGCGCAACAACGCGAGCGCCGGCAGGCGCCCGCTCAGCCTTCCTCATGGCGCCGGCCGGCCTGCAGGCCGAGCTGCTTGAGCTTGCGGTAGAGGTGGGTGCGCTCGAGCCCGGTCTTTTCGGCGAGGCGGGTCATGTTGCCGCCCTCCAGGCGCAGGTGATGCTCGAAATACAGCCGCTCGAAGGCTTCGCGCGCCTCGCGCAGCGGCTGGTCGAGCGGGACACCCGTCATGCCGACGTCATGCGACGGGGCGAGCAGCCGGCGCACGTCGGCGACGCCGATCTCCTCCTCCAGCGTACCCAGCGCGAGCGACTTCACCGCCGCGCGCAGCTCGGCGTAGCCGCCCGGCCAGCCGAGATTGCGCAACTGGTTGAGCGCCGCCGTCGAGAAGCGGCGCAGCGGCACCTCGCCGCCCTCGACCAGATGCAGCAGGATCTGGCTGGCGAGTTCGGGCAGGTCGTCCTTCACGTCGGCGATCGAGGGCGGCGCCAGGCTGACCTCGAACAGGCGCGACACCAGCGACTCTTCCCAGCCCTCGGCCAGCAGCGCATCGAGGCTGCGGTCGGTGGCCGCCACCAGGCGCAGGTCGTAGCGGTCCAGCCGGTCGAGCGCGAAGGCCAGGTTCTTCTGCTGCGCGCGCGACAGGCGCGCAAGCTCGCCGACGAACAGCACGCCGCCCTGCGTTGCCTGCAACTGGTTCAGGTCGAGCGGCGCGGTCACCGCGGCAAGGTCCAGCCACGGCGCACCGCTTGCCTGCACGCTGCGCGCGACCAGCTCGGCCAGGCTGCCCGCGCCCACGCGCAGCAGCAGCACGCGCGAATTCACCGCGATCTGCTCGACGCGGCGGCGCAGCTCGCGCAGCGGCACCGAGCGGGTGAAGGCTGCCAGCGTGAGCGGCGCCGGCGTGCCAGCCGGCTGCGGGCGCTGCAGCCCGCGCTTCACTGCCGCCAGCAGCTTCTGCAGCGCGATCGGCTTCTCGAGGTAGTCGATCGCGCCGATGCGGGTCGCCTCGACCGCGGTATCGATCGTGCCGTGGCCCGACATCATCACCACCGGCATCGTCAACTGGCCGCTGGCAGCCCACTCCTTCAGCAGCGTGATGCCGTCGGTGTCGGGCATCCAGATGTCGAGCAGCACCATGTCGGGGCGCAGGGCGTTGCGCGCCGCACGCGCCGCGGCGGCGTTCTCGGCGAGCAGCACGTCATGCCCCTCGTCGCGCAGGATCTCGGACAGCAGCTCGCGGATACCCACTTCGTCGTCAACGATTAGTATTTTTGCCATCTTTCAGTTGTCACCACTCGTTGCAGCCAGACGCAGGCGGATGCGTACCTCGGCGCCACCGCCGTCGCGGTTCGCCAGCCTGACCTCGCCACCGTGCTCATCGACTATCTTCTTCACCATCGCCAGGCCGAGGCCGGTGCCCCGCGACTTGGTGGTGAAATAGGGTTCGAAGGCGTGTGTCAGCACTTCCGCCGGGAAGCCCGGGCCGTTGTCACGGAACAGCAGCAGCGCACGCTCGCCTTCGCGGCGGGTGATCACCTGCATCTCGCCGTCCTCGTCGCCGTTCAGCGCATCCTGGGCATTTTGCAGCAAATTGTGGATCACCTGTCGAATCTGCGTGGCATCGCCCTGCACCGGCGGCAGGTCCTGCGCCAGTTCCAGCCGGATGCGCCCGGCCGCGCTTTCGTAGAGATTCAGCACCTCGCGGATCAGCGCATTCAGGTCCACCGCGGCAAGTTGCGGCGCGGGCAGCCGCGCGTAATCGCGGAAGGCATTGACCAGGTTCTTCATCGCCTCGACCTGGTTCACGATGGTCCGCGTCGAGCGCTCCAGCATCTCGCGGCCGTCGTCGTCGAGGCGGTCGGCGAGCTTGAAGGCCAGGCGCTCGGCGGACAACTGGATCGGCGTCAGCGGATTCTTGATCTCGTGCGCCAGGCGACGTGCCACCTCGGCCCATGCCGCGGTGCGCTGCGCGGCGATGAGGCGCGAGATGTCGTCGAACACCACCACCGATCCGCCCCCGCCGCTCTGCGGCAGGCGCGAGCCATGGATGAGCAGCGTGAGCGGAGCGCTGTCCTTCACCGGCAGCTCGATCTGCGCCTGCCAGTCCCCCTCGTTCGCCGCGAAGCCGTCGACGAGTGCGTCGCGCAGCACCTGGTGGCGCGGCCACTCGGCCAGCGGGATATCCTCGAAGCCGGCGAGATCGTCGTCCAGGATGGCCAGCGCGCCATGGTTGGCCGCACGCAGCGTGCCGTCGGCCGCGAAGGCGAGCACGCCGGTGGACAGGTTGGCCAGCACGCTCTCCAGATAGACCCGCGCCGCTTCCACCGCGGCACGGCTGCGGTCGGTCGCGGCGCGCGCATCCTCGAGCTGGCGCGTCATCTGGTTGAACGACTGGGTCAGCACGCCCAGCTCGTCGCGGGCCGGCAGCGCCTGGCGCGGACTGAAGTCCCCCTGCGCCACCGCCTGCGTGCCTTCGGCCAGGATCAGCAGCGGTGCGACGAGCCGGCGCGCCATGATGAAGGCCACCGCCACCGCCGCCAGCAGGGCGAGCAGCATCGTCAGCGTCAACGTCAACGTGTAGATGCGCTTGAGGCCGACGCGCCCGAGCGTCAATTGCTGGTACTCGCGATAGGCTTCCTGCACCGCCTCCGCGTTGTGGCCAAAGGTCTCGGGGACGGGCTGGGTGAGCTGCAGCAGGTGCGTCTCGCCCGCCAGCGTGCGCATCGGGATGGGCACGATCACCCGGATCACCAGCCGGCCGTCGGGCTGCGTCTCCACCGCGTGCAGGCTCAGCGTCTGCCGCGCCTGCCGCAGTTGCGTCGCGGTCGGCAGGTCCGGCAGCAGGGTGCCGGCCGAATCCACCGCGCTGGCGACGATCTGCCCGTTGATGCCGATCACCGTCGCGCTGGCGACGCCGGCCTGTTCGCGCAGGCGGTTGAGCAGCGCCGACGGCACCGGGTCGTTGCCCTCCAGCACGAGCGCCATGCCTTCGGCCTTTTCGTGCACCTGGCCGACGAGGAAGTCGAGCGCCTTCTGCCCCAGCGCGATGCCGCCCTCGAGCGCGGCATCGACGCGCACGTCGAACCACGATTCGATGCTGCGCACCACGAACTGCAGGGACACCGCATACACCACGAAGCCCGGCAGCAGTCCCATCAGCGCGAACATCAGCACCAGCCGGTACTTGAGCCGCGAGCCGAACTGCCGCTGACGATACTCGCGCCACAACATGTGCAACTGCAGGCCGACCAGCGCCGCCAGGGCGACGACCACCGCGCCGTTGAGGCCGAGCAGGTAGGGATAGCTGCCGGCGAACAGGTCGGTGTTCGAACTCGCGGACGTCAGCAGGAACAGCGAGATCGCGGCCAGCGCGGCAGCGACGACGAGTGCGATCCGCTTCATCGGGAGGCGGCCGCGCCGGGCAGGAAGGTCCATCGCACCCACTCCGTGCCGAGATCCCAGTCGCGGCTGCCGATGGCGGTGACCTGGAAAGGCTTGGGCAGTTGGGAGGTGTCGAGCTGGAAGCGCAGCGCGACCTGGTGCGACACCCCGGGCCGGAGTTCGTCGCTGCCCGCGACCTGCCAGTTGCGGATGCGCAGCATCGTGCGCACGGCGGCATCGAGACTGTCGAAGCTCTGCTGGAAACTGCCGATGGACAGGCGATAGCTGCGCGTGATGGCGTTGTAGTGCAGGCGGTAGTCGAGCGTGCGGTCGACGACGAGTTCGTTGAGCCAGTACCAGCGCGGACGCTCGATGCGCAGTTCGGCGACGAAGTACAGCGACACGCCGCGGGTCACGGCATCGGCGAGACGCGAGTTGAGTTCGAGATCGATGTCCGCGTTCAGCACGTAGCCGCCGTCGCCGGGCACGATCTCGGCGCTGCGGATGAGCGCCTCCTCGGCGCAGGACGCGAAAGTGGCGCACATCAGCACCACGGCGCACAGCCAGCGCCGCATGCGTTCAGCGAGACTTGCGCAGCAGGGCGAAGTAGAAGCCGTCATGTTCGGCATTGGGGAAGAGCTGGCAGTCGGGGCGGTTGTCGATCGGAAGCTGTTCGGCGTCGCCGTGGCGGGCGCGGAAACGCGCGATCTGCAGCCGGTTTTCTTCGTCGAATACCGAACAGGTGACGTAAAGCATTGTGCCATCGGGCGCCAGCGTCTGCCAAAGCGCATCGAGGATCTCCGCCTGCTGCGCGGCGAAGCGGCCGATGTCCTCGTCGCGGCGCAGCCACTTGATGTCGGGATGGCGGCGCGCCACGCCGGACGCCGAACACGGCACGTCGGCGAGGATGCGGTCGAACGGCCGCCCGTCCCACCACGCGTGCAGGTCGCGGCAGTCGGCGACCCTCACCTGCGCGGCAAGGCCGAGGCGCGCCAGGTTGCGCCCGATGCGCTCCGCACGCTGCGGATCGAGTTCCAGTGCCAGCAGATCGACATCGGCGCGCTCGAGCAGATGAGCGCTCTTGCCGCCGGGTGCGGCGCAAGCGTCCAGCACGCGCTCGCCGTCGCGGGCGTCCAGCAGCCTGGCCGCCCACTGCGCGCCGGCGTCCTGCACCGACAGCAGCCCTTCGCCGTGGCCGGGCAGGCGCGCCACCGCGACCGGCCGCTCGAGCAGCACCGCGTCGTTCTCCAGCCGGTGCCCGGGCACGCCGGCCTGCTGCAGCATCGCGAGCGCCTCATCCACCGTCATGCGGCGGCGATTCACGCGCAGCGCCATCGGCGGATGCTGGTTGCCGGCATCGAGCACAGCCTCCCACCGCTCCGGATGGGATCGCCGCAGCCTTTCCAGCCACCACCGCGGATGCGCATGGCGGGCCGCTTCGTCGACTCCGATCCAGTCCGCCCATGACGCCTTCTGCCGCAGCGCATTGCGCAGCACGGCATTGACCATGCCCCGCATCCCCGGCATCTCCGCCGCCACGGCCTGGACTGCCTGATCGACGACGGTATGCGCCTGCTCGGGACGTTGCCCCAGCCGATGCACCGCCACCAGCAGCAAGGCCCGCACGAAGGAAGGCGGCGGGGCGTGCAGCAGATGCCGCAGCACCGCATCGCCGCGGCCATATTCGCGCAGCGTCGACCATGCGAGGTCGCGCACCGCGCCGCGCGTGCCTTCGGCCCAGTCGGGATGCGCCTGCTGCATCCGCTCGAAGCCGTCGGTGAGGTTCGCGCCGTCGAGCACCTCCGCGACGAGGCGCGCCGACGCCTGCAGGGCGTAGCCCAGGCTGTCGGCGGGCAGCCGCACGGGCGACGGACGGGGACGGCGAGGAGCGGAATCGTGCGTGCGCGTCGACGGCGCGGAAGGACGGGTCACGGTAGAACGACTTTCCTGCAAAGGTCGCGTGGCCGCTTCATGCGAGCAGGCCGCGCAGATGATTTGGATATGCGAATTGCGCGCAATGGACCGCCCCATTGTAGTGCCGAAGCCCTTCCAGCCGGCGTGCCGCAATGCGCGCATCGACCTCTCCGGCGCCGAGCGCGGCCGGATCGAGCGTGTCGGACGCCACGGCGAAGA
This DNA window, taken from Thauera sp. K11, encodes the following:
- a CDS encoding sensor histidine kinase, whose amino-acid sequence is MKRIALVVAAALAAISLFLLTSASSNTDLFAGSYPYLLGLNGAVVVALAALVGLQLHMLWREYRQRQFGSRLKYRLVLMFALMGLLPGFVVYAVSLQFVVRSIESWFDVRVDAALEGGIALGQKALDFLVGQVHEKAEGMALVLEGNDPVPSALLNRLREQAGVASATVIGINGQIVASAVDSAGTLLPDLPTATQLRQARQTLSLHAVETQPDGRLVIRVIVPIPMRTLAGETHLLQLTQPVPETFGHNAEAVQEAYREYQQLTLGRVGLKRIYTLTLTLTMLLALLAAVAVAFIMARRLVAPLLILAEGTQAVAQGDFSPRQALPARDELGVLTQSFNQMTRQLEDARAATDRSRAAVEAARVYLESVLANLSTGVLAFAADGTLRAANHGALAILDDDLAGFEDIPLAEWPRHQVLRDALVDGFAANEGDWQAQIELPVKDSAPLTLLIHGSRLPQSGGGGSVVVFDDISRLIAAQRTAAWAEVARRLAHEIKNPLTPIQLSAERLAFKLADRLDDDGREMLERSTRTIVNQVEAMKNLVNAFRDYARLPAPQLAAVDLNALIREVLNLYESAAGRIRLELAQDLPPVQGDATQIRQVIHNLLQNAQDALNGDEDGEMQVITRREGERALLLFRDNGPGFPAEVLTHAFEPYFTTKSRGTGLGLAMVKKIVDEHGGEVRLANRDGGGAEVRIRLRLAATSGDN
- a CDS encoding DUF4390 domain-containing protein; the protein is MRRWLCAVVLMCATFASCAEEALIRSAEIVPGDGGYVLNADIDLELNSRLADAVTRGVSLYFVAELRIERPRWYWLNELVVDRTLDYRLHYNAITRSYRLSIGSFQQSFDSLDAAVRTMLRIRNWQVAGSDELRPGVSHQVALRFQLDTSQLPKPFQVTAIGSRDWDLGTEWVRWTFLPGAAASR
- the rsmB gene encoding 16S rRNA (cytosine(967)-C(5))-methyltransferase RsmB, which produces MRLPADSLGYALQASARLVAEVLDGANLTDGFERMQQAHPDWAEGTRGAVRDLAWSTLREYGRGDAVLRHLLHAPPPSFVRALLLVAVHRLGQRPEQAHTVVDQAVQAVAAEMPGMRGMVNAVLRNALRQKASWADWIGVDEAARHAHPRWWLERLRRSHPERWEAVLDAGNQHPPMALRVNRRRMTVDEALAMLQQAGVPGHRLENDAVLLERPVAVARLPGHGEGLLSVQDAGAQWAARLLDARDGERVLDACAAPGGKSAHLLERADVDLLALELDPQRAERIGRNLARLGLAAQVRVADCRDLHAWWDGRPFDRILADVPCSASGVARRHPDIKWLRRDEDIGRFAAQQAEILDALWQTLAPDGTMLYVTCSVFDEENRLQIARFRARHGDAEQLPIDNRPDCQLFPNAEHDGFYFALLRKSR
- a CDS encoding sigma-54-dependent transcriptional regulator, coding for MAKILIVDDEVGIRELLSEILRDEGHDVLLAENAAAARAARNALRPDMVLLDIWMPDTDGITLLKEWAASGQLTMPVVMMSGHGTIDTAVEATRIGAIDYLEKPIALQKLLAAVKRGLQRPQPAGTPAPLTLAAFTRSVPLRELRRRVEQIAVNSRVLLLRVGAGSLAELVARSVQASGAPWLDLAAVTAPLDLNQLQATQGGVLFVGELARLSRAQQKNLAFALDRLDRYDLRLVAATDRSLDALLAEGWEESLVSRLFEVSLAPPSIADVKDDLPELASQILLHLVEGGEVPLRRFSTAALNQLRNLGWPGGYAELRAAVKSLALGTLEEEIGVADVRRLLAPSHDVGMTGVPLDQPLREAREAFERLYFEHHLRLEGGNMTRLAEKTGLERTHLYRKLKQLGLQAGRRHEEG